One window of the Nasonia vitripennis strain AsymCx chromosome 4 unlocalized genomic scaffold, Nvit_psr_1.1 chr4_random0010, whole genome shotgun sequence genome contains the following:
- the LOC116417389 gene encoding uncharacterized protein LOC116417389: MDSQLMTTAVVKIQDFRGNFIVARALLDTCSNVNLVSEKFAKKLNLIEHSCLVNIGAVDQLCTVSKSQISTTLQSSYNKFQANLHLLLVPNIAEAVPNEAFPRDRFDIPKHIQLADPQFHLPKPIDLLLASKTTLSTFAVGEIKLRNEETRSEIILQKTRLGWLVAGGVDPLTSSKQASCNIFKVDKLLERFWQIEEFPNEPVRSREEIACEEHYVAHTTRDPVSGRYTVRLPFKDNKFELGSSRSQALRRYYSLERRFEKDPKLKADYYKVMEEYITLGHMTPNDDTEDGCYLPHHVVVKESSETTQYRVVFDASSKTSTGISLNDILLVGPTIQNTIFEQVLRFRSHLFVVTADIEKMYRQILVHPEDRKFQKVLWPDPKTGKLRTWALNTVTFGMAAAPFLAIRTIHQLAHDEAKDFPRASKLLIRDFYVDDFVSGADSFEEILAIRDEMIALLRRGGFLIRKWASNHRSILDKIDSGVFELDHMVKETPIQKTLGIIWDSENEQLKYTVVKMDNETTVTKRRLLSEISKIFDPLGLLGPIILYAKVLMQDCWKSKVNWDESLSQDVYTKWHSFSIQLPLLTEFSIPRTILIANPIRSELHGFCDACISGYGACLFVKSSDALGHVSIRLLCSKSRVASLKGLTIPKLELSAAVVLRKLLSESKSQLHFSIDQIYLWSDSTIVLFWLKKSPHVLQTFEANRVSYIQSLPDIVHWRHVKSEDNPADSLSRGQLPSEFLANSLWNSGPDWLRLPEGEWPESSTPCSSVTLGLKRAGCFLTKPAYSEIYLRFSSFERFVRVVAFILRWKRIRSQKKPERLFPEISESKDRISKILQLIRPLEVSELLNSEDQIIFMVQSENFSIEIRQLKKFPNLKTWLGSLHPFIKDDKLLRVGGRLKLSDLPYNQKHPVLLPSKHPVTDMIIRQVHRVNLHAGIQSTLSSIRSKYWILNGKNQVRNVVRHCVECIRQRPTIVHAQMADLPKTRINESPAFSHVGVDFFGPILIKEKKDRNRSFIKTYGCVFVCLACKAVHIELATDLSSEGFMAAFDRFISRRGVPEHVYSDNGTNFVGASNELREVYDLFETPEFRKTIGTYAIAKRIEWHFNPPLSPHFGGIWEAAVKSFKHHLKRVLKDQKLTYEQINTLFIQIEAILNSRPLCSLSTDPNDPVSITPAHLLVGRPFNVLPEKSVFSVPGNRLSTYKFLTKMRQDFWNKWHKEYLHELQTRQKWHDSTAELIVGSVVILMDDITYCSRWPLGVIVEVHPGSDGIARVASVKTSTGIYKRNITGLCIPPTT, translated from the coding sequence ATGGACTCTCAATTGATGACAACTGCTGTTGTCAAGATTCAAGATTTTCGAGGAAATTTTATCGTGGCACGTGCTCTGCTTGATACCTGTTCCAACGTAAATCTAGTTTCAGAAAAATttgctaaaaaattaaatttaatagaaCATTCTTGCCTCGTTAACATAGGAGCAGTTGACCAACTGTGCACTGTTTCAAAGAGTCAAATTTCAACTACTTTGCAATCGAGTTATAACAAATTTCAAGCTAATTTACACCTTTTGCTAGTTCCGAATATCGCAGAAGCCGTGCCTAACGAAGCTTTTCCTCGCGATCGTTTTGACATCCCGAAACATATTCAACTCGCCGATCCTCAGTTTCATTTGCCTAAACCCATCGATCTGCTCCTTGCTTCTAAAACTACTTTGTCCACCTTTGCGGTAGGAGAGATTAAATTGCGTAACGAGGAAACTCGATCGGAGATCATCCTACAAAAAACTAGGTTAGGATGGTTAGTAGCTGGAGGTGTAGACCCGCTTACTTCTTCAAAACAAGCTTCATGTAACATCTTTAAAGTGGACAAACTTCTCGAACGTTtttggcaaatcgaagaaTTTCCTAATGAACCCGTAAGATCTCGGGAAGAAATAGCTTGCGAAGAGCATTACGTTGCTCACACCACTCGTGACCCTGTCTCCGGTCGATACACGGTTCGCTTACCCTTTAAGGACAACAAGTTTGAGTTAGGTAGTTCTCGATCACAGGCCCTTCGTCGTTATTATTCTCTTGAACGAAGGTTCGAGAAAGATCCTAAGTTAAAGGCTGACTATTACAAAGTTATGGAAGAATACATCACTTTAGGTCATATGACTCCTAATGACGACACCGAAGACGGCTGTTATCTGCCTCATCACGTTGTGGTCAAGGAGTCCAGCGAAACCACGCAGTATAGGGTTGTTTTCGATGCTTCCTCTAAAACTTCGACAGGCATTTCGCTTAATGATATTCTCCTTGTGGGTCCCACTATTCAAAACACCATCTTCGAGCAAGTTTTACGTTTTCGTAGCCATCTATTCGTTGTAACAGCGGACATCGAAAAGATGTACCGTCAAATTCTTGTCCATCCAGAAGATCGAAAATTCCAAAAGGTACTTTGGCCTGATCCAAAAACAGGAAAATTGAGAACTTGGGCATTAAATACCGTCACTTTTGGCATGGCTGCTGCCCCTTTCTTAGCAATACGCACAATTCATCAACTCGCTCACGATGAAGCGAAGGATTTTCCTCGAGCTAGCAAATTGCTTATTCGCGACTTTTACGTCGACGACTTTGTATCCGGAGCGGATTCGTTCGAGGAGATTTTAGCCATTCGTGACGAAATGATTGCGTTGCTGCGTCGAGGCGGTTTTCTGATTCGAAAATGGGCATCGAACCATCGATCTATTTTGGACAAAATAGATTCAGGAGTTTTCGAGTTGGATCACATGGTCAAAGAGACTCCAATCCAGAAAACGCTGGGAATCATTTGGGATTCCGAGAATgaacaattaaaatatacagtTGTAAAAATGGATAACGAGACTACTGTGACCAAGCGAAGGCTCCTATCAGAGATATCCAAGATCTTTGATCCTCTTGGATTGTTAGGACCAATTATCTTGTATGCTAAGGTGTTGATGCAAGACTGTTGGAAATCTAAGGTAAATTGGGATGAATCTCTTTCTCAGGATGTCTATACCAAATGGCATTCGTTTTCTATTCAGTTGCCTCTTCTTACGGAATTCTCAATTCCTCGCACGATTTTGATTGCGAATCCCATTAGGAGCGAGCTTCATGGATTTTGCGATGCTTGTATTTCTGGATACGGAGCATGTCTATTTGTCAAATCATCTGACGCTCTTGGACATGTCTCTATTCGATTGCTTTGCAGTAAATCTAGAGTGGCTTCTCTGAAGGGACTTACCATTCCTAAGCTAGAACTCAGCGCGGCTGTAGTTCTTCGAAAGCTCCTTTCTGAGTCTAAATCTCAACTCCATTTTTCCATTGATCAGATCTACCTTTGGTCCGATTCAACCATCGTTCTCTTTTGGTTAAAGAAATCTCCTCACGTATTGCAAACTTTCGAGGCTAATCGGGTATCGTACATCCAATCGTTACCAGACATCGTGCATTGGCGACATGTTAAGTCTGAAGACAATCCAGCTGACTCACTTTCCAGAGGCCAATTACCATCTGAATTTCTAGCTAATTCTTTGTGGAATTCTGGTCCTGATTGGTTACGTCTTCCCGAAGGAGAATGGCCTGAATCATCCACTCCTTGCTCATCGGTAACTCTAGGTCTCAAAAGGGCTGGTTGTTTTCTTACCAAGCCTGCATACAGCGAAATCTATTTGCGTTTCTCGAGTTTTGAACGATTTGTGAGGGTTGTTGCTTTTATTCTGCGTTGGAAACGAATCAGATCTCAAAAGAAACCAGAACGGTTGTTCCCAGAGATCTCCGAATCGAAGGATAGGATTTCCAAGATTCTCCAGTTGATCCGACCATTGGAGGTCTctgaattattaaattcagAAGATCAAATCATATTCATGGTTCAAtccgaaaatttttcaattgaaattcgtcaattgaaaaaatttcccaATCTCAAAACTTGGTTAGGCAGTTTACATCCTTTTATCAAAGACGACAAGTTACTTCGGGTAGGGGGTCGTTTGAAATTGTCGGATCTTCCATACAATCAAAAACATCCAGTTTTACTTCCTAGTAAACATCCGGTTACAGATATGATTATCCGCCAGGTTCATCGTGTCAATCTCCACGCTGGAATTCAATCCACTCTTTCTTCCATCAGATCGAAGTATTGGATTCTCAATGGAAAAAACCAAGTGCGGAATGTTGTTAGACATTGTGTGGAGTGTATTCGTCAACGGCCAACAATCGTTCATGCTCAAATGGCCGATCTACCCAAGACTCGAATAAATGAATCGCCAGCTTTCTCTCATGTAGGAGTAGATTTCTTTGGTCCAATcttaatcaaagaaaaaaaggatcgAAATAGGTCGTTCATCAAAACCTATGGCTGCGTTTTTGTGTGTCTAGCTTGTAAGGCCGTACATATCGAACTGGCGACCGATCTTTCCTCTGAAGGTTTCATGGCTGCCTTTGATCGGTTCATCAGCCGCAGAGGAGTCCCCGAACATGTTTATTCGGACAATGGCACTAATTTCGTTGGGGCTAGTAACGAACTTCGTGAAGTTTATGATCTTTTTGAAACTCCAGAATTTCGAAAGACAATAGGCACTTATGCCATTGCCAAACGGATAGAGTGGCATTTCAATCCACCTCTGTCTCCTCATTTCGGAGGTATTTGGGAAGCAGCTGTCAAAAGCTTCAAACACCATCTTAAGCGTGTTCTCAAGGATCAGAAACTCACTTACGAACAGATTAACACTCTTTTCATCCAAATTGAGGCAATCCTCAATTCTCGTCCTCTCTGTTCGCTTTCTACTGACCCCAACGATCCTGTGTCCATTACTCCTGCTCATCTATTAGTAGGACGTCCATTCAATGTCTTACCAGAAAAATCTGTCTTTTCAGTTCCAGGCAATCGACTCTCGACGTACAAATTCCTTACCAAAATGCGCCAGGACTTCTGGAATAAATGGCATAAGGAGTACCTGCATGAATTGCAAACCCGCCAAAAATGGCATGACTCTACTGCGGAACTCATCGTTGGATCGGTGGTGATTCTAATGGACGATATCACCTATTGTTCAAGATGGCCACTGGGTGTGATCGTCGAGGTACATCCTGGGAGTGACGGCATCGCTCGAGTAGCTTCTGTCAAGACTTCAACCGGCATCTACAAGCGTAACATCACCGGTTTGTGTATTCCTCCCACGACTTAG
- the LOC116417388 gene encoding uncharacterized protein LOC116417388 has translation MSRIKACDEDLSSLVDNVRQRLNILERLGRAPSEDLVVRIIERCLPPAVSSRWQDRLEPNAFPKLDDLLKFIDNTVFKLQSLHGTSSTAPNSRKRSGEAVPQSHSKNPKQNARSLVTSGVSSTSQASQITCPKCKGEHNLFRCVDFEKLSVSERWKFVNSNKVCRNCLGKHPFPCKSEHRCKKCSKAHHTKLHNDKGSGSQSSKAPEASKTSESSTKEVPNSSNPQS, from the exons ATGTCCAGGATT AAGGCGTGCGATGAGGATTTGTCATCTCTGGTGGACAACGTTCGCCAACGTCTCAATATTCTTGAGCGCTTGGGAAGAGCGCCTAGCGAAGATTTAGTTGTTAGGATAATAGAGAGGTGTCTACCTCCTGCAGTTTCTAGTAGATGGCAAGATAGACTAGAACCCAATGCTTTCCCTAAGTTGGACGATCTTCTCAAGTTTATTGACAATACAGTGTTCAAACTGCAATCTCTGCATGGCACTTCTTCGACTGCTCCCAATAGCAGAAAACGTTCTGGGGAAGCCGTTCCTCAATCGCATTCTAAGAACCCGAAACAGAACGCTCGTTCTCTGGTCACTTCTGGAGTGTCTTCAACTTCTCAAGCTTCTCAAATCACTTGTCCAAAATGCAAGGGCGAACACAATTTATTCAGATGTGTTGATTTTGAGAAGCTGTCCGTTTCAGAACGATGGAAATTCGTAAACAGCAATAAGGTGTGCCGCAATTGTCTCGGAAAACATCCTTTTCCATGCAAGAGTGAACACCGTTGCAAGAAGTGTTCGAAGGCTCATCACACAAAACTCCACAATGATAAGGGTTCTGGATCGCAGTCGTCGAAGGCGCCAGAGGCGTCAAAGACTTCTGAATCTTCAACTAAAGAGGTTCCTAATTCTTCGAATCCTCAATCATGA